The Deltaproteobacteria bacterium genome includes the window GAGACCGCCAACGCCGAAGCAAAACAAGGGATTTGTGGCGTTGTCGCGCAAATGGTGGAAGTCCCGCAGGAGTATGAAAGGGCGGTTGCGGCTGTCCTGCGTGATAAACTTGAGTACGTTTTGGTGTCAGATGTGGAAGCTGGACTCAGCGCGGTTGAGTATCTCCGTAGCAGTCAGACCGGCCGTGGGACGTTCATTCCTTTGAGCCCGCGTAATACCAACGGATACGCACCCAATGGGAACGGCAATGGGCACGAACTCAACGGGCATAATGCCGAGTTCAATGTCCGTACGGTAGGGGAAGGGACTTCGCCGATTCTGGATCTTGTCACTGTCGATGATCGTTATCGTGATGTCGCGAAATCATTGCTTGGTGACGCCGTGTTGGTGCCGGACTTACGTATCGGCCTGCAGCTCTGGCAGCAAAACGGTTCGCATCGGACGTTTGTGACCCGGGCTGGGGATGTGATTACCTCACAGGGAGTAGTGAGTGGTGGGAGTGAAGGCTCAGCGGAACAAGCGCTTTTGGAGCGCCGTCGTGAGATTCGGGACCTTGGTGAACAAAGTCGCCAACAAGAGACCTTCGTGGCAAACCTGGTACAACAACGCCAGGAAATGAAACGTAAACAGCAGGAGATCGAAGGCGAAATTGCTCTACTGGAGGCTGAGGCCCGGACATTGGGAAAAGAAAATGAAGTCTTACACCGAGAAGAGGGACGGCTTGAGGGAGAACTCCGGCGATTACTCGACAAGCAGGAGAACGTGAACTACGAGCGTCAAACGCTTGATGGAGAGATGCAAACCCTGACGCAAGAGATCGCCACCCGTCAACACCAAGAGGCAGACAGTAAAACCCGGAGACAGGAACGCGAGGCCGCGCTTGCGACCGCACAAGAAGAGGTGGCACAAGCGAAAGTCGCGCTAGAGCAGCATCGTACTTTGGGTGATGAACTGCGCGTGCGTGTTGCTGAACGGCGGGAACGATTGGAGGGGATGAGAACGCAACGGAAGCGCGCGCAGGATCGGGAACGTGAGCTGACCGAGCGCCACCGCGTGTGTCAGGCTGACATTCAGACGGCAAAGAGCGAAATCGAACGAGTGCAAACGAGCACTGCGGAATTGGCAGAGCAGATGACGCAACATGAAAATGACCTTGCCGATGTGGCACATGCTGTTAGTGTCAAGCAAGATGTCCTCCTGAAACTGCGTGAGCAGAGTCGGGTCGTCGAAAGCGGACTGGAACAGCACCGCATTACTCGTTCTCTTCTCCAAGATGAGAAGACGCAGGTCGAAGTAGGAACGGCTGAGAAACGTGTTGCACGTGAGCACCTTGAGGCGACGGTCCGCGAACGCTATGAACTTGTTCTCGCCGACACATTAGACCAATACCAAGAACTCCCATGCCCGCTAGAAGAGGCAGAAACACGACGACAGGAGATTCGTGACAAGATTACGCGTCTGGGAGAAGTGAACCCAGGCGCAGCAACGGAGTTAGTGCAAGAGGAGGAGCGCTACACCTTCCTCAAGACACAAGAAGGTGATCTGCAAGTGTCTCTCCGTGACTTGCAGAATACTATTGCGAAGCTCAATCGTGAGTCGCGAGAACGCTTTCGCGACACATACGAACAAGTCAACACAAAGTTTAGTGAAGTATATGCGCGTCTAGTTGAGGGAGGAAAAGCGAAAATCGAACTGACCGATACCGAAAACCTTGCTGAGAGTGGTGTGGAGATTGTCGTACAACCTCCAGGCAAACGCCTCCGTTCTCTCCAATTGCTCTCTGGTGGTGAGAAAGCGCTTGCCGCGCTGAGTTTTACTTTTGCCTTGTTTTTGATCCGCCCGAGTCCGTTCTGTGTGCTTGATGAGGTCGATGCTCCTCTCGACGACGCGAATGTGGGACGGTTTAATCAGCTGATCCGAGAGATGAGTGAAACCACACAGATTATCTTAGTGACACACAATAAGCGCACTATGGAGGCGGCGAGTACACTCTACGGTGTGACGATGCAAGAAGCCGGTGTTTCCACTATTGTCTCAGTGAGTATGTCGTAATGGCCAACTGGTTCCGACGTAAAAAAGACACCCCCTCTCCCGAAGAGTCTGTCGTTCAAGAACTCGACGCCGAAGAAATGTCTCCGGTGACAGTTTTGATGACTGACCCAGAGCAGAAGGGTGACGAACCAACGGTGAGAGAGGAGCCGACACCTGAGAAGACTCAGAGCGTGTGGCGCCGCGGGTTGGCTCGTTTACGGAAAGTCTTTACCACCCCACTCGGGCAGTTATTTCGCGGACGACCATTGAGTGAGGAAGTTTTTGAAGAGCTTGAGGAGGCACTCTTGGCAGCTGATGTCGGGGTGCAGACAACCTCAGCATTGATCGAACGCTTACGTGAGCGCTGTCGTAAAGAAAAACCCCAAGATGCGAGTGAGCTGCGTACATATCTCAAAGACGAAATGCTCGCCATCCTCACAAAGCAACCTAACCGTCCGTTAGTTGGTTCTGAGCATCCGTGGGTCATTTTGATGATTGGTGTGAACGGAGTCGGAAAAACCACGTCGATTGCCAAACTGACGAGCCGATTTGGTCGCGAGGGCAAGAATGTGTTGCTGGTTGCTGCTGATACGTTTCGTGCCGCTGCCATTGAGCAACTCGAAGTATGGGCTGGGAGGCTTGGGGTAGAACTCATTAAGCATCAAAGTGGCGCTTCACCTGCTGCCGTTGCGTTTGATGGTATACGGGCGGCTATCGCACGAAAATCCGATATTGTTATTATTGATACGGCAGGACGGCTACATACGAAAGCTCCGCTAATGGAAGAGTTGAAAAAAGTTCACCGCGTGATTGCTCGTGAACTTCCTGGCGCTCCACATGAAGTGTTACTTGTACTTGACGCGTCTACTGGCCAAAATGCCTTAAGCCAAGCTGGGACCTTTCAGCAAATTGCTCCACTCACCGGGGTGATTCTTTCCAAGATGGACGGGTCTGCGAAAGGTGGCATGGCATTGTCTGTTGTTGAGCGCCTCAGTGTACCGATTCGTTACGTGGGTCTTGGAGAGAAAGAGGAAGATTTACAAGACTTTTCGCCAGAAAACTTTATTGACGCTCTCTTTTCCGTTGCCGATGGCGAAGCCTGACTTGACAGCGAAAAGCTTGCTTACTACATTGAACCTCACCTGTTTCTTCACGTTATCAAGGTATGTCAGTAGAAAGCCTAAAACTTGTCGACGAAAAGTTGAGCGGGTTCCTCGGGCGACACGAAGCAATTCGCAACGAGAACGCTGCGCTGGTCGCGCGCCTCAATGAAAAAGAAAAAGAGTACGCAGTGTTGGTTGAACAAGTGCGACAATATGAACGTGAACGAACGGAAATGCGTGCGATTTTAGAGAAAATTCTCAGCAGATTTGAAGGACTTGACCTTCAATAATCACTATCGAGGATGTAGGGGATGAAAACGCTAGTTGAGGTTAAGATCTTAGGAGAGACCTTCACCGTGACTAGTGAGGATGATGAGAATCATGTTCTGGAGCTGGCAAACTTTGTGAACCAGCGTATGAATCGTTACGACAAGAAGAAAGCCGACACCAATCCCCCGACACCTTTACGCGTTGCCATCATGGCTGCGCTGAGTATCGCTGACGAATATCTGAAGGGGCAGAAGCATAGCCTCGAAGAGAAAGAAAAAATAGAACGTATTTCCGCCAGACTGCTGTCTCGTCTTGAACAAAGTGAGCAACTCGAGCGAGGCAAGGCAGCAAATGCCTCAGACACGACACCTGCCCGGTTTTCTTCCCTCCGCGCTTCCCAAGAATGAATCCCCTGCGTGCTTGTTTACCGCTTTCCTTAAAAACAGCCCTGCTGCCAAAATATTCTGCCTTCCAGCGCTCGGAAATAGTGCTGAAACCACCACACCATCTATCAGTGTTACCTCCTCTTTGCTAAGAAATTGTTATTAGTGCAAAAATCTACCAAGGAGGACAGCAGACTCGTTTTCTCAATGTAGAGTCAGTGTCAATGCTCTCCTACCTGTATTCCAGAAGGAGGTCGGTGGACATGGAGTCCTTGCTTTACATCATCGTGGGAGCGGTGGTTGGCGCTGGTGGTGTCTGGGCGTTGATGTTTTTACAGCGACAGGCGCAACAGCAAACCCTGGCTTCAGCAGAAGAAACCGCAAAACTTATTATCGAGGAGGCAAAAAAAGAGGGCACCGTTCTGAAGAAAGAAGCTGAAGTTCAAGCCAAGGACGTAGTCTTACAGGCGAAAACGGAGGCAGAACGAGAGTCGCGCGATCGGAAACGTGAGGTGCAACAACTTGAGAAACGGTTGCAAACCCGGGAAGAAACCCTAGAGAAAAAAGCCGAAGGAATTGAGGGACGAGAAGGAGAATTAAGTCGTCGTGAGCAAGGACTCAAGAAAAAAGAAGAGGACTTGGGGCAACAAGAAGAACGCTATGGTCATTTGATCGAAGAGACACGCACGCAGCTAGAAAAAATTTCTGGCATGACGCGTGATGAAGCAGCTCGAAGACTGACAGAACAAATGCTGGAAACTGCACGGCAAGATGCCGCGCGTCAGATCATGACCATAGAAGAAGAGGCACGCGAGGAGGCTGAAAGACGCGCCAAGAAAATCGTTAGCGTCGCTGTCGAACGGCTTGCTGGGGAATTCATTTCTGAACGTACCTCATATTCCCTACATTTGCCGAGCGATGACATGAAGGGCCGTATCATCGGACGTGAAGGACGAAATATCCGTGCGATTGAAGCGGCGACTGGAGTAGACCTAATTGTAGACGATACCCCGGAAACGGTGTTGATATCGAGCCATAGTCCCATTCGTCGTGAAATCGCCCGTGTCGCGCTCGAACGATTGATCTCTGATGGTCGGATTCATCCTGGTCGTATTGAAGAGGTGGTCAAGAAAGCTGAGCAAGAAGTCGAGGAGTCCGTCCGCGAGGCTGGGCAGCGTGCCGTACTTGAGCTTGGGGTGCACGGCCTTCATCCCGAAGTGGTCAAGCTGGTTGGCATGCTCAAATATCGCTACAGTTATGGCCAGAACGTCCTGATGCACTCAATTGAAACCGCGTACATCTGTGGCATCATGGCAGCGGAATTGGGGCTTAACGAGAAACAAGCGCGTCGAGCTGGTCTCCTACACGACATAGGAAAAGCGGTGTCGCACGAGATTGAAGGATCGCATGCCATCATTGGTGGTGAAGTCGCGCGGAAGTACGGAGAGTCAGCAAAAATCGTCAATGCCATTGCTGCTCATCACGAAGAAGTTAAAGCAGAGACTGTACTGGCTCCGTTAGTCGATGCAGCTGATGCGCTCTCTGGTGCTCGTCCAGGGGCACGTCGCGAAGTGTTGGAAAGCTATGTCCGTCGGTTGGAAGCCTTAGAACAGATTAGTAATTCCTTCTCTGGGGTGGAAAAATCATTTGCTTTGCAAGCGGGGCGTGAAGTCCGCATCATGGTTAACCCAACCTCTGTTACTGACGGCGAAGCCTCGATGCTGGCGCGTGAGGTTGCGAAACGTATCGAAAGTGAAGTGACGTACCCTGGTCAAATTCGCGTGACCGTGATCCGTGAGACGCGCTCGACGGAGTTTGCTCGCTAGGCTCTCGGCCTTGGGCCTCTGGCGAGAAGGAAAGAGAAACAGGCTATGGGTTTCAGGTCCGCAGGCTGGGGAAAAACTCAATATCACCTGGAATGAACGCGTTCATGAAGTTTTTCCCTGCAGTCTGTGGCCTGTTGTCTATGGTCTTTGGGAGAAGTCATGTCATTATCAGTGGATGCCCAGCTGCGTGAGATTCAGCGTGGAGCAGTGGACATTGTTCCTTTTGAAGAGCTGAAACGAAAGCTTGAAACCGGTCGACCTCTACGCGTGAAATTGGGGCTTGACCCTTCAGCACCAGATCTTCACCTCGGTCATACCGTAGTGATGAACAAGCTGCGACAGTTTCAGGCGCTCGGCCACACGGTAATTTTCTTAGTCGGCGACTTTACTGCTATGATCGGCGATCCAACTGGACGTTCGGAGACCCGGAAACCTCTTACCCCTGAACAAGTGAAAGCCAACGCCGAGACGTACACCAAACAGGCCTTCAAAATCCTCGATCCTGCCAAAACGGAGATCCGTTTTAATTCTGAATGGATGGGACCGTTGTCATCTTCGGATATGATTCGCTTGTGTAGCCAATACACGGTCGCACGACTCCTGGAACGTGATGATTTCTCCAAACGCTTTAAGGAAAACATTCCGATCCATGTGCACGAACTTCTGTACCCACTCGTGCAAGGATACGACTCCGTTGCCTTGCGTGCGGATGTCGAACTCGGCGGCACTGACCAACGTTTTAATTTGTTGGTTGGCCGGGAGCTACAGCGGACCTATGGCCAAGAACCGCAGGTTATTCTCACCACTCCACTGCTTGAAGGAACCGATGGTGTGCAAAAGATGAGCAAGTCGTTGGGCAACTACATCGGTATCACTGATCCGCCAAATGAAATGTATGGCAAAGTGATGTCTATTTCTGACCCACTGATGCACCGGTATTACGAGTTGCTAAGTACGGTAGATTTAGCGCGCCTGCAAGAAATACGCGACGGAAAAATTCACCCGCTTGAAGCAAAGAAGCAATTAGCCATAGAACTGGTTGTGCGATTTCACGGAGAAGGTGCTGCTGTCGGCGCGGCTGAGGACTTTGCCCAACGGTTTCAGCGTCGCGAGGTGCCGACGGATATCGAGACTTTCACCTGGAACGGAGAGGAACAAACCGTGTGGATTTGCCATCTCTTGCGGACGACGGGGTTGGCGAAATCGACCAGTGAAGCGCGCCGATCCATTCAACAAGGTGGGGTGCGACTCGATAGTACCGTGGTTGCAGATCAAGACTTACAAGTTACGGCGAAAGGGGAGGTCATCCTCCAAGTCGGTCGACGCCGTATGGTGAAGATCGTTTTTCCTTCTGCTTCTTCTGTGTGAGCTGTGGCACGTCGCTCTTCTTCTCCCCCTCCGGTGCCTTCGACAACTGAGTCGCAGTTTGGTTGTGGGTTTGTCGCTCTTGTCGGACGGCCGAACGTTGGTAAGTCAACGCTCCTGAATACGTTCGTTGGGAGTAAACTGGCAATCGTCAGTCCTAAGCCGCAAACGACGCGCACGCGGCTCTTAGGCATCAGAACGCTCCCACAAGCGCAACTGGTGTTCGTTGATACCCCAGGTATTCATACTCATACCGGTTCGTTGCTTAATCGCCGAATGGTTGAGGTTGCGTTTAACGCGCTCGCTGAGACGGATGTGGCGGTGTTTCTTGTCGATGCTGAACGTGGCATCACCTCTGCCGATCAAGAGATCGCACGACGATTAGGGGAGGGAACGATCCCAGTGGTCGGTGTGGTCAACAAAATTGATCGCGTCGCCAAGTCACGCCTCCTGCCAGTGCTGGAACAACTTGCAACCCTTTTACCGGAGCGAGAGGTTGTTCCGGTAAGTGCGCTGACAGGTGAGAATCTTTCTGCACTCTTGCCGATCATCATCGGCTTGCTTCCAATAGGACCAGCCCTATACCCTGATGATGAACTCACAGATCAGAGTGAGCGAACGATCGCGCAAGAGATGATCCGTGAACAAGTATTTTTGCAAACCCAACAAGAAATCCCTTATGCTACAGCAGTGATAGTGGAGGAGTTCACGGAGAAGCCTGAGAAGAGAGTCTTGTTTCTTCGTGCAGTGATCATGGTGGAGCGACCCTCGCAACGAGCAATCATTATTGGTGAGCGCGGCTCCCGACTGAAACAGATCGGGCAAGCGGCTCGACTGCAGCTTGAGGCGTTCTTCGGTTATAAGGTTTTTCTTGAACTATTTGTGAAAGTCTCTAAAGGATGGACAAACAGTCCGCGCTTTCTCAAAGAGGAGTTTGGTTTATGAGGGGGAAGAGGTGAAGCACTGGTTACCTGTGATCTATGCATCTGCGTTCCCGTTACAATGGCTCATCATCCATTTCTCGGGTATCCATCTTGAGCCGCACTGGGAAGCGTTGTCATCTGGGCTGTCGATCTTTGGTGCTGCGTTTCTTTTGTCGTGGGGAGCAGAACTTGCGCAACTTGATATCCCGCAAGCTCTGGCAATCGCGGTACTCGCACTCATTGCGGTGCTTCCTGAGTACGCGGTCGATATGTATTTTGCCTGGCAAGCAGGAAAAGATCCCGCCTACATTGCCTATGCAACGGCGAACATGACCGGGGCGAACCGGTTATTGATCGGAGTAGCCTGGCCTATCGTCATTGTTACTTTTTGGCTAAAGAGCGGACTTCGCGAAGTTATGCTCAACAAACGACAACGATTTGAAGTGATAACGCTTGCCGTGGCAACGTTGTATTCGTTTGTTATTCCGCTGAAAGGGACAATGTCTCTCGTTGATGCCCTTTTCCTGATTACCCTCTTTGTTATCTACATGGTTGTGGCGTCTCGTGCACATTTTGTGGAGCCGGAACTCGAAGGCCCACCGGAAATGATCGCCCGCTTTGTCCCCGCAATACGACGCACATTTACTTTGGGATTCTTTCTCTACGCAGGGGTGACGATTTTTACTGCTGCTGAACCGTTTGCTGAAGGATTGCTGAAGTCCGGGCGTACCTTGGGCATAGAGGAATTTGTCCTCGTACAGTGGTTGGCTCCATTGGCGTCAGAGTCGCCGGAATTTATTGTTGCGACCTTGTTTGCCTTGCGTGGGAACCCGCAGGCTGGCATCGGTACGCTCGTATCCTCAAAGGTGAATCAATGGACCTTGTTGGTGGGAATGTTGCCCGTGTGTTACAACATCTCCGCTGGCCATGTGATCCCGATGCCGTTAGATGAACGGCAGGTGAGTGAAGTCTTGCTCACGTCCGCCCAATCTCTCTTTGCCTTAGCGCTGATTGCTAACTTTCGCTTTTCTCTGATTGAGGCGAGCTTACTGTTCGTATTGTTTGCCAGCCAGCTGTTCTTTTTTTCTCCACACTCGCGGCTGATATACTCGGTTGTGTATGTCGTGCTAGCCGTCGGTCTTGTTGTCTTCATCCGATCGACTCGGCTCTCGGTAGTGATGGCTGCCCCTCGTCCGCTGCGGTACTCCTTGCGCAAACATCTGAGGTGAGGCAAGAGAAGCGGCTCAGTAACGACCTGTGATGTACTGCGGAAGCGGCTGTCTCGAAGCCCTGCGGATGTCTGTCAGTTCCGAACTCCGATAGATTCTGCTTCAGTTGTCATAGGGATCTTCTGCTCAGTAGGAGCGTCGACCGTAATTGCCCCTGCTGATTCGCTATCTGGCTCGTTGCGCGGTATCCACACGCGAAATGTCGAGCCTTGTCCGACTTTACTTTCCACTTCGATGGTACCGTGGACCAGTTCTAACAATCGACGCACGACGTATAGGCCAAGACCCATGCCACCATACCGTCGAGTCAAGGAGCTATCACCTTGGCGGAACATGTCAAATATCTCGGGCAGAATGTCGTCTTCGATGCCAATGCCAGTGTCAGAGACGGTGATGAGCACGCCATCGTTACGAAGATAGGCATCGACAGTAATACGACCTTTCTCGGTGAACTTCGCGGCGTTACTGAGGAGATTTTTCAGTACGACTTTGAGTTGCGTGCGATCCGAATACACTGGGGGTAAAACAGTGGGAACACGTCGCAGGTACCGAACCTCCGGTTTCTCGCGTAACTCACGTACTTCACTTTCAACTTCGTCCATCAGCTCAGCGAGATGCACTGGCCGAAGGTCGACCGCAACCTGCGCAGCTTCCATACGGCAAACATCGAGCATCGCGGTAATCAACTCACGTAAACTGCGCGCACTTTTTTCTATTCGTTGTAAAGGTTCTGTTTGCTCAGGAGCCAGGCGTCCGAAGTTCTGCTGTAACAGCAGTTCGGTGTAACCCATAATGAGATTCACGGGCGTGCGCAGTTCGTGCGACATGGTTGCCAGGAGATCGGACTTGAGGCGATTCGCTGTTGCTAATTCCTTCGCACGAGTGCGTGCGGTTTGTGCAAGTTGCATGGCAACACCAAGCAGCCCAGCTAAGGAGAGTCCACCAACCAGAACAACAGTGGGGAGAACCGAGCGTGCACCAGCGAGTGGTTTGCGCCGCGGCCAGATGCGGACACGCCAGTGCAAGTCATGGAGATCAATTTTGATTTCTTGCCCCCATGACATCTCGTGCTTACGACTTGAATCAGTGTGGTTATAGACTTCGTGTTCGTCTTCAAAAATGGCTACGGCGTATTCCGGGGCAAGATTCTCATGCAAAATAGAACTGAAGAGTTCTTGAAAAACGAAAATGCCAGCAATCGTACCGTCAAACTCGCCATTGCGAAAAATCGGCACGTAGGAGAGAAACCCTTTCTTTCCGGTTGAGACTTCCACCGCAGGCGTGACAACAACTTCTCGACGTGCCAACACGGCTTCAACAACCTGCCGCTGTCGTTCACGGAAGAGCATATCGACTTCTTGCGCGACATCGCCGCCAAGCGACGGAAATACCCAACGAGTGAGTAACCACGGATCAAGCCACGCGATGGCATGATATCCGGGAAAGTGACTCATATTGAGCTCAGCTGCTGCCTCCCATTCTTTCTGTGTTGGTCGACCTTCATCCTCCCATCGCCGTGCCATGTTGGTGAGTGCGAGAATGCGCGATTGGACGCGGTCGATGATTTCATTTCTGACATTTGCTGCTTCTTTGCGAATTTGCCGCTCGACCTGCATCTGTTGTTCGGTGAGTAATCCCCACCAAACCGCGATCGTGACTACGGCAACGCTGGCAGCTACCGTGAATGGGTGTTTGACAAGTTGCAAGAGGTTACTCATCGCCACGGTTTTACCCTCCACTTCGTTTTCGAGAGAGAGTTGTCAGGACATATCCAGCAATCCTTGGTCTCCCCGTCTCCTCGTTTCTCCACCACCACCATCACCGCGGAGCCATACTGCTTTCCTCTCTCGCGCGTACTTCAGCAGGCCTAAACAGAGAGGGGTGTTCGTATTCCGTCCTCTGCTAGTGCCACGAGTAGAGCAGTTGCGTATTACCGTGAGAGTCACTCT containing:
- a CDS encoding GTPase Era; its protein translation is MPSTTESQFGCGFVALVGRPNVGKSTLLNTFVGSKLAIVSPKPQTTRTRLLGIRTLPQAQLVFVDTPGIHTHTGSLLNRRMVEVAFNALAETDVAVFLVDAERGITSADQEIARRLGEGTIPVVGVVNKIDRVAKSRLLPVLEQLATLLPEREVVPVSALTGENLSALLPIIIGLLPIGPALYPDDELTDQSERTIAQEMIREQVFLQTQQEIPYATAVIVEEFTEKPEKRVLFLRAVIMVERPSQRAIIIGERGSRLKQIGQAARLQLEAFFGYKVFLELFVKVSKGWTNSPRFLKEEFGL
- a CDS encoding tyrosine--tRNA ligase, with the protein product MSLSVDAQLREIQRGAVDIVPFEELKRKLETGRPLRVKLGLDPSAPDLHLGHTVVMNKLRQFQALGHTVIFLVGDFTAMIGDPTGRSETRKPLTPEQVKANAETYTKQAFKILDPAKTEIRFNSEWMGPLSSSDMIRLCSQYTVARLLERDDFSKRFKENIPIHVHELLYPLVQGYDSVALRADVELGGTDQRFNLLVGRELQRTYGQEPQVILTTPLLEGTDGVQKMSKSLGNYIGITDPPNEMYGKVMSISDPLMHRYYELLSTVDLARLQEIRDGKIHPLEAKKQLAIELVVRFHGEGAAVGAAEDFAQRFQRREVPTDIETFTWNGEEQTVWICHLLRTTGLAKSTSEARRSIQQGGVRLDSTVVADQDLQVTAKGEVILQVGRRRMVKIVFPSASSV
- the smc gene encoding chromosome segregation protein SMC, giving the protein NENGGLSGTSWTELMVSRRYFRSGESEYLINKIPCRLRDIVEFFLGTGAGTKAYSIIEQGRVDHLINAKPEEIRALIEEAAGVSLFRSRRLVAERKMERTQENLARVLDLLHEMDRQLGSLRRQAKKAEQYRTLQDEFKALDLALMSRSYRALTDELSALDKRREDLLSQEEQVTQETQRLQAERTEVAETLAREDLALRELEERRHVSESILRQGEQKKQFLAQQEQRAIARVTAAEEEILSLGTKQQEVKEELADLDARAVEIQQLLQQDDGTLRSYDQETSRLQQDVTLREAKAEEIKTEIVDLLKQEAQVQNALAYARRRASEVEQRLQTLAREAERVEQLRAETEHQLATTQARAIALQERLTTGQRQREEKAGGLRETVSASEHLDGELTSAWAKQAELRARLATLEELEHGYDHYSQGVRAIMAETANAEAKQGICGVVAQMVEVPQEYERAVAAVLRDKLEYVLVSDVEAGLSAVEYLRSSQTGRGTFIPLSPRNTNGYAPNGNGNGHELNGHNAEFNVRTVGEGTSPILDLVTVDDRYRDVAKSLLGDAVLVPDLRIGLQLWQQNGSHRTFVTRAGDVITSQGVVSGGSEGSAEQALLERRREIRDLGEQSRQQETFVANLVQQRQEMKRKQQEIEGEIALLEAEARTLGKENEVLHREEGRLEGELRRLLDKQENVNYERQTLDGEMQTLTQEIATRQHQEADSKTRRQEREAALATAQEEVAQAKVALEQHRTLGDELRVRVAERRERLEGMRTQRKRAQDRERELTERHRVCQADIQTAKSEIERVQTSTAELAEQMTQHENDLADVAHAVSVKQDVLLKLREQSRVVESGLEQHRITRSLLQDEKTQVEVGTAEKRVAREHLEATVRERYELVLADTLDQYQELPCPLEEAETRRQEIRDKITRLGEVNPGAATELVQEEERYTFLKTQEGDLQVSLRDLQNTIAKLNRESRERFRDTYEQVNTKFSEVYARLVEGGKAKIELTDTENLAESGVEIVVQPPGKRLRSLQLLSGGEKALAALSFTFALFLIRPSPFCVLDEVDAPLDDANVGRFNQLIREMSETTQIILVTHNKRTMEAASTLYGVTMQEAGVSTIVSVSMS
- a CDS encoding cell division protein ZapA is translated as MKTLVEVKILGETFTVTSEDDENHVLELANFVNQRMNRYDKKKADTNPPTPLRVAIMAALSIADEYLKGQKHSLEEKEKIERISARLLSRLEQSEQLERGKAANASDTTPARFSSLRASQE
- the rny gene encoding ribonuclease Y, with amino-acid sequence MESLLYIIVGAVVGAGGVWALMFLQRQAQQQTLASAEETAKLIIEEAKKEGTVLKKEAEVQAKDVVLQAKTEAERESRDRKREVQQLEKRLQTREETLEKKAEGIEGREGELSRREQGLKKKEEDLGQQEERYGHLIEETRTQLEKISGMTRDEAARRLTEQMLETARQDAARQIMTIEEEAREEAERRAKKIVSVAVERLAGEFISERTSYSLHLPSDDMKGRIIGREGRNIRAIEAATGVDLIVDDTPETVLISSHSPIRREIARVALERLISDGRIHPGRIEEVVKKAEQEVEESVREAGQRAVLELGVHGLHPEVVKLVGMLKYRYSYGQNVLMHSIETAYICGIMAAELGLNEKQARRAGLLHDIGKAVSHEIEGSHAIIGGEVARKYGESAKIVNAIAAHHEEVKAETVLAPLVDAADALSGARPGARREVLESYVRRLEALEQISNSFSGVEKSFALQAGREVRIMVNPTSVTDGEASMLAREVAKRIESEVTYPGQIRVTVIRETRSTEFAR
- the ftsY gene encoding signal recognition particle-docking protein FtsY, producing MTDPEQKGDEPTVREEPTPEKTQSVWRRGLARLRKVFTTPLGQLFRGRPLSEEVFEELEEALLAADVGVQTTSALIERLRERCRKEKPQDASELRTYLKDEMLAILTKQPNRPLVGSEHPWVILMIGVNGVGKTTSIAKLTSRFGREGKNVLLVAADTFRAAAIEQLEVWAGRLGVELIKHQSGASPAAVAFDGIRAAIARKSDIVIIDTAGRLHTKAPLMEELKKVHRVIARELPGAPHEVLLVLDASTGQNALSQAGTFQQIAPLTGVILSKMDGSAKGGMALSVVERLSVPIRYVGLGEKEEDLQDFSPENFIDALFSVADGEA
- a CDS encoding sodium:calcium antiporter; protein product: MKHWLPVIYASAFPLQWLIIHFSGIHLEPHWEALSSGLSIFGAAFLLSWGAELAQLDIPQALAIAVLALIAVLPEYAVDMYFAWQAGKDPAYIAYATANMTGANRLLIGVAWPIVIVTFWLKSGLREVMLNKRQRFEVITLAVATLYSFVIPLKGTMSLVDALFLITLFVIYMVVASRAHFVEPELEGPPEMIARFVPAIRRTFTLGFFLYAGVTIFTAAEPFAEGLLKSGRTLGIEEFVLVQWLAPLASESPEFIVATLFALRGNPQAGIGTLVSSKVNQWTLLVGMLPVCYNISAGHVIPMPLDERQVSEVLLTSAQSLFALALIANFRFSLIEASLLFVLFASQLFFFSPHSRLIYSVVYVVLAVGLVVFIRSTRLSVVMAAPRPLRYSLRKHLR